The Pontibacter sp. SGAir0037 DNA segment ACTACAAGTCGCCGCAAACAGCAGAAGGCCTGCGTCCGGAGCACGACATCTTTAAGCAGCTGATCAAACTGCAGAACACGCTGCGCCACCTGATGGGCGAAGACCTGATTACGCACCTGGGACTGGATTATTACCAGGAGCTGGTAGAGTCGCTATAACCTGATTTGATGTTAAAACTACACAAACTCGTTTCCACCAGCCTGGGTATTGGTTATATAGGCAAGGGAGGAGGCACAGTAGCCGCTGTGGCAGCCTGCCTTTGCCTGTATGCCCTGCACCAGGCTGGCGGAGACCGGCTTGTGGGGTGGCTGCCGCTTGTAACGGCGCTGCTGACGCTGCTGGGGGTATGGTCTGCCAACGAGGTAGAGCCTTACTGGGGCAAAGACGACAAAAAGGTGGTGATTGATGAGGTGGCGGGGATGTGTATCAGCTTGTTGTTTCTGCCGATTACAGGTAGCTCGCTGTTAGCCGGTCTGGTATTGTTCCGGTTTTTTGATATTGCAAAGCCGCTTTACATCAGGAAGCTGGAGAAAGTTAGCGGCGGATGGGGCGTGATGCTGGATGACGTAGTGGCCGGTGTTTACGCAAATTTCATATTACAATTATTTCTATACTTCAAGATACTCTAAATGTTCACCTTCCTGAAGGCACAGACGGCTTCTCTGGTAGCCTCTGCTGTCGATTTTCTGGTGACAATCATCGCTGTGGAACTCTTGGGTTTCTGGTATGTGGCAGGCACAGTAACGGGTACTGTTACAGGGGGCGTTACACATTTTACGCTGAGCAGAAACTGGGTTTTCAATTCATCTGACAAAAGCATTCCGACACAGGTAATCAAGTATGTAATGGTTTGGGCGGGAAGTCTGCTGCTGAATGCAGCGGGTGTTTATGCTATAACGCATTATGTGGGCATAAACTATATCTTCTCCAAAATCTTTGTTTCCCTGATGGTTGGGTTTTTCTACAACTATATCATACAGAAAAGGTATGTTTTCCGATAAACACATACATCATCCATATATAAAATGGTTGCTGTGCTTTTTACTGGTTTTGTTTTCCGGGACAATGGTAAGCCAGGTAAAGGCACAGGGTATGGTAACAACTGTAAAAGGCAGTGTTACCGATGCCGCCACCAACGAGCCACTGATCGGTGTCTCTGTTTTCATCCCGGGCACTAATGTAGGCACAAGCACTGATTTTGAAGGTAAATACACGCTTAAAACAAATCAGTTCAAAGATAAAATACAGTTTTCGTATGTTGGCTACAAAACAGCCACATACCCTATTAAACCAGGCGAGGAGCAGGTAATGCATGTAAAGCTTGGCAGCGATGCCAAAGAACTGGCCGAAGTGGTGGTAACCGGCAAGCGCCGCTACAGCAACAAGAACAACCCTGCCGTAGACCTGATACGCGAAATAGTGGCTAATAAAGCCAAGAACCGGCCGGAGCAGTACAGTTTTGTGGAGTATGAGCAATACGAAAAAACACAGATGTCGCTGGTGAACACGCCGGAAAAGCTGAAGCGAAACATCTTCCTGCGCAAGTACGACTTTATTACCAGCAACCTGGATACGACTGTTATCAAAGGCAAAGCCATTCTGCCATTTTTTATCCAGGAAGATATTTCGCAGCACTATTACCGCAAAGCGCCTGAGGGTCGCAAAACGGTGGTGAAAGCAGAGAAGAAAGTAGACTTCGGGGAGTATATTGATAATAAGGGCTTTACATCGTACATGCAGCACATGTACCGTGATATTGATATCTATGATAACAATATCATGATCCTGACCAACCAGTTCCTGAGCCCGATTGCCGATATGGCTCCTACGTTCTACAAGTTCTTCCTGAAAGACACCGTGACAACGGCTACAGGTCAGCAGCTGGCCAGGCTGCAGTTCGAGCCACGCAACCCGGCTGCCTTTATGTTTACAGGTAACCTGTATGTAACGCTGGATGGTACTTATGCAGTGCAGCGTGTGGCCATGGAAGTAAGCAAAGGCGTGAACATTAACTGGGTGCGCGACCTCAAAATTAACCTGGATTTTGAGCAGAACCCGGACGGACGCTACCATCTGAGCAAAAGCGAGCTGAAAACCGATTTTGGTATTACTCAGAACAGCGACATAGGCTTTTACGGCGAACGCATTGTTTCCTACAAAAACTATAAAGTGAACGAAGCACAGCCGGCTACGCTGTTTGAAGGCGATGCTGTGGTAAAAGCTGAAAACACCTATAGTCAGGACGACAATTTCTGGTTGGTTAGCCGGCACGATACTCTTTCGGCAGTAGAGGCCAGAACTTATACCAACATCGACAGTCTGGTGCATATGAAGTCGTTCAGAAGAACCATGGACTGGGCAACAGCGCTTGTGGCTGGTTATAAACGGGTAGGCCCTAACATAGAGGTCGGGCCGATGAACACCTTCTATAGCTTTA contains these protein-coding regions:
- a CDS encoding phosphatidylglycerophosphatase A — translated: MLKLHKLVSTSLGIGYIGKGGGTVAAVAACLCLYALHQAGGDRLVGWLPLVTALLTLLGVWSANEVEPYWGKDDKKVVIDEVAGMCISLLFLPITGSSLLAGLVLFRFFDIAKPLYIRKLEKVSGGWGVMLDDVVAGVYANFILQLFLYFKIL
- a CDS encoding GtrA family protein, yielding MFTFLKAQTASLVASAVDFLVTIIAVELLGFWYVAGTVTGTVTGGVTHFTLSRNWVFNSSDKSIPTQVIKYVMVWAGSLLLNAAGVYAITHYVGINYIFSKIFVSLMVGFFYNYIIQKRYVFR
- a CDS encoding DUF5686 family protein, coding for MFSDKHIHHPYIKWLLCFLLVLFSGTMVSQVKAQGMVTTVKGSVTDAATNEPLIGVSVFIPGTNVGTSTDFEGKYTLKTNQFKDKIQFSYVGYKTATYPIKPGEEQVMHVKLGSDAKELAEVVVTGKRRYSNKNNPAVDLIREIVANKAKNRPEQYSFVEYEQYEKTQMSLVNTPEKLKRNIFLRKYDFITSNLDTTVIKGKAILPFFIQEDISQHYYRKAPEGRKTVVKAEKKVDFGEYIDNKGFTSYMQHMYRDIDIYDNNIMILTNQFLSPIADMAPTFYKFFLKDTVTTATGQQLARLQFEPRNPAAFMFTGNLYVTLDGTYAVQRVAMEVSKGVNINWVRDLKINLDFEQNPDGRYHLSKSELKTDFGITQNSDIGFYGERIVSYKNYKVNEAQPATLFEGDAVVKAENTYSQDDNFWLVSRHDTLSAVEARTYTNIDSLVHMKSFRRTMDWATALVAGYKRVGPNIEVGPMNTFYSFNPVEGFRLRLGGRTTTNFSKKYMLETYAAYGFKDEQWKYYVGGTYSLTDRSIFEFPVRAIRANYQKDTKIPGQELQFVQEDNFLLSFKRGENDKWLYNETYNIDYLHEFENHFSYRIGFRNWRQSPAGSLEYTRVGDTASEAEPMPLHGLTTSEATLELRWAPNEQFFQGKLYRTPVVNRYPVLTLRGTAGIKGLFGSQYEYQNLALNIYKRFYLSQLGYTDVVTEGGYTFGQVPFPLLTIHRANQTYSYQLQSYNLMNFLEFVSDQYASIHIDHTFNGFIFNKVPLLKKTKLREFVTFKALYGKVREENRPENNPELFRFPTFSDGRQATYTLENKPYMEASVGVGNIFKFFRVDVVKRLTYLDHPNVSDIGIRGRFKFDF